Part of the Sodalinema gerasimenkoae IPPAS B-353 genome is shown below.
CCATTGCAAACTGGAGTCTAATCTTCAATTTCCCAGATTTTCACCGTCGTATCTCTACTTCCGCTTGCAAGAGTCTTCCCATCTGGACTAAATGCGACAGAATAAACTGGACCTAGATGGTTGAATGTTTGTCGCACTTCTCCAGTTGCAACATCCCAAATTCTGATAGTATTGTCATCACCGCCACTCGCAAGCAGTTGACCATTTGGGCTAAAGCAAACCGAGAAAACAGATCCGGTATGTTCTGTGAAAGTCTTGACAATTTTTCCGGTCGAGATTTCCCATAAAATAATGGGTTGTTCCGCCCCACCGCTGGCAATAATTGTTCCATCTGGGTCAATAGTAACGGAATAAATTGCGCCAACCGACGAGTCAAACCAGGCAACTAGAGAACCGACGAAATCTTCAGGAGACGGTCGATTAAACGTCTTCAGCAATCGAGCGTTACGCCAATTCCAAACTTTAATTGCACCGTCAAGTCCACCGCTGACGAGATAGCGACCATTCTGACTAAATTCAACTGAATTGACATCCCAGCCATGACCTTTGAGGGTTGTCTCAAGTTCTCCGGTTCTCACTTTCCAGAGTTTAATCGTTGCATCAATGTTTCCACTGGCTAAAATTTCTCCATCGGGACTGAAAGCAAGACAGCTAGACCTTAAATTTATTAGATTTCCTCCAACATTTTTTTTAAGCTCTCCGGTTTGAACGTCCCAAATTTTGATATTACTGCTACCCGCCTCTAAATTGCTTGCAGTTGCTAGGGTCATTCCATCAGGGCTGAATTTCACTGATAGAATAGGGCTTGAATGGCCGGTTAGGGTACGGAGAAGATTGCCAGTTTTTAAGTCCCAGAGATTAACAGTTTTATCAGCACCGCCACTGGCTACAATTTGACCGATGGGGCTAACGGCAACAGATTTGACTAACTCTGAATGCTTCCGCAGGGTTTTATTCTGTAGGCTTGACTGTTGAGTTGGGGAGTTACTATATACTGGACTCAATAGCTGCTGATACTCAGCTTCATAACGTGCAATTTGAGGTTTTATTTCATTATCAATACGATGTTGGAGTTCAAATTTGATAGTAGGACTGGAAGCTACCACCAGTTCTCGCTCAAGAGCGGATAGTTTTTGATGAAGTAGCTTGAGTGTTTCTTCTATATGTTTTCTACGCTGATTCATGGGTCAGACTCCCTATAAAATTTGAGCTAAAATGGGTCTGAAGCCTCCGTCCATGTGGGGGGGCGACCACAAGGGTTCGCCCCTACGAAATTGGGTTCAGTTCGGTTTAAAAGGGTAGCCATAAGGGTTCACCCTAGTATAAACCTTATGATTCCGTGTGAACTCATCCCAATCAGCGAGATAAGTCGAAACGCCTGATTTAGCAGAGGTTAAACAATGGATACCATAAACGCCGATCGCCAAATCGTCCAACAGGTTATCTCTCACTATGCCAAACTTCGTCCGTCTCATGGTCAAATTCGATTGGAGACGGTATTTGACGAAAAGCAAGATCGTTATGCACTGATGCAGGTGGGTTGGGACCGAGGTAGACGAGTCCGAGGCAATCTCATCTATATTGTCCTGCGCGACGGCAAAGTCGTCATTGAATATGATGGGATGGAAGCCGGAATTACTCAAGACTTGATTGAGCAAGGCATTCCCGAAGAACGCCTGGTTCTCGGGTTTTTGGACGAGTCCCCGGTGACCCTATCCGCATAACTTACCATTTCCAAGAGTCCCGGCCCCCCTCCTAATCCAGAGCCTGATACAACGCCATATTCTCCGATTCATACTGCGATCGCCACGTCTCCCAAGCCGCCTCAGCCTCCGGTTCACCGACTTGTCCTTTCCCCAGCAGAATCACCCCATCACCCCAATCCAAAATCCCATACTCCCCACTCTCACTCAAACCTTGCAACTTCGGAACCATCACCGCCAAACGAGCGCGATCATGGCGGAACGCCACTTGATAGGTTTGCAAACGCCATAAATCCACCAAAATATACTCCATCCGCTCGACAACCCCTGCATCCGTCAACAACTCCATCTGGGGAAAGCGCAAAATCTCCCGACGACTGGACAAATGGGGAATAATATAGGTCGTCGCCGCCACACCCGCATCCTCGGGAACCTGGGCCAGCAGCGGATAGATGGCCCCAGCATGACGCCATTGGCGAGTGATGGGAACATGAACCCAGGGGTCAATGGAATCGGGAATCAGAAACGATAAACTGCGGTTGGGGTTTCCGCCAATGGTCACCATCACTGAGAGGGTTAGACAGAAAACCCAAAAGCGGCGAATGTTGGGAGTTTTGAACACCTGCGGACGCACGGACCACCAAAGAATCGCCCCATAACAGAGTCCCGGAACCACCGTCATCGCATAGCGGATATTAATCGCTAACACCGACTGTCCCTGAGCTACAAATAGCTTAAAGAGCGGAAAACCGGCGATCGCCCAGGCCCCACCGGAAGCCGCCGGAACAAAGGCAAAGGGAAGCCACTGTCCTAATAAATAACTCATGGTGCGGCCAAAAGGGGTGAAAATCTGCCCAATCAAATGAAACGGCTGACTCAGCATCCCCCAGAGAATCTCTAACGTGGTTGCACTGTCTCCCTCAGCATATTGTCCGAAGCGTTCCATCATAAAGCGTTCGGAAATATCCTCGGAAAACAAGGGCATAATCAAATTGGTCAACCCCACGATGTAGCCAAACCCCAGCAGGCACACCACCGCTCCCCGCGCCGGAAACCGACGACTCAGCAGCATATAGGCCCCCACCCCAAACAGGCCAATTCCTGAATCTTCACGAACCAGCAGGATGGCGATCGCCACCGCCCAAAACAGCCCCCACCAGCGTTTCTCCATCGCCAACAGCAGGGTGAAGGTAAACAGGGGAATCTGACAGATATCATGGAAATTCGCCCAAGTTGGCCCCAATACCGCATTGGCGCAATAGAAGCTGAGGGTAATCAAGGCCGCCAGAGGCGAATCGAGGTGTTGTCGCGCTAGAACATAGAGAACCAATCCCGCTGCGGTGACAAGAATGACTTGTAACACCGTCAGCGTCACCGGGGAGGGAAAGAGACTGTAAATGGGAAGCCAAAACAGTAACGCCGGGGTGAAATGTTGTCCCAGGCGTTGGTAGAACACCGTCGGGAACTCGCCCTGGTGGACCACATTTGTGGATAACGCCGAGGAGAGGGAACTCTGGAAAAACCGTCCCTGGCTGTTATTCCAGAACACTTGGTTAAAAATTCCCTGGTCGTAAGAGGCGTAGAATGTGTAGTAGCGATGCAGTGTAATGGTGAGACTCACCAAGAAAAACACCATCGCCGCTGCGATCGCGACTCGAAACCAAGGATTTTTGAGTGACGTGACTCCCATTGGGCTTTTTTTTAACATGAGTGGCTAGACCTAAGGACAGATAGAGAGCGCGTTTAGGGCGATCGCCCCCAACCCTAGCTCAAAAAATTATCCCCCAGTTGTGATCCCAGTTGGCCCTGAAATCTAAAGAAGATATTAAAGTAGAAGGGAAATGCGTCAAAATTAAGCTAAGCCTCTCAGTCAACTGTCCCCCCACCCTGATGTCACCAACCTATGCTGATGCAGCAAGAGATGACATGGTAGCATCTCCTAACTTCAACACCTATCCCAACGCAGTCTTACAACTGCTCCTGTTTGTCGATCGCCGTTCGAGTTCCCAGGAAGAACTCAAGCGCATTCGCGGCTACCTCGACAGCGTAAAATCCGATGGCAATTTTGCCCTAGAGGTGATTGACGTCAGCGAACAGCCCTATCTGGCAGAACATTTTAAACTCATTGCCACCCCAACCCTGATCAAAGTTCATCCCGAACCCCGGCACAGCCTTACTGGCAGTAACCTGGTGTCTCAATTGGACCATTGCTGGGGGAAATGGCAACAGTCGGCCCATGAGTATAGCGATCGCTGTCCCACAACTATTCATGACGGCCAGGGTTCCGTCAACTCCTGTTTTCCCTCCATCGCCACCTCCTCAGAAATTATCCAACTCTCCGACGAAGTCTTCCGCCTCAAACAAGAAAAAGAGGAACTGCAAGAGCAACTACGGTTCAAAGATCGCCTCATATCCATGTTGGCCCATGATCTACGCAACCCCCTCACCTCCACCTCCATCGCCCTAGAAACCCTCGAAACCCTCAGCCGTCCCGACAACGCCGACAAACTCAAAGCCAACCCCAACCTAACCGATCGCCTGCTGCAACACGCCCGCACCCAAACCCGGCAAATCGAGCAAATGATCTTCGATGTCCTCGAAAGCGCCCGCAGTCAAGATGGCTACCTCTCGATTGTGCCGCAACAGATCAACCTTGCCGAACTCTGCCAAGATGCCCTCAATCGCCAATGGGAGAACTTCGAGACACGAGGCTTAACCGTCCAGACTGACTTACCCCAAGACTTACCCGACGCACACGCCGACGCCAACCGGGTGCGACAAGTCTTAATGAACCTCCTCGACAACGCCGCCAAATACACCCCAGAAGGAGGAACCATCTCCCTGGCCTTACTCCATCGCACCGCCCAGAAAATCCAAGTCAGCATCAGCGACACCGGCCCCGGCATCCCCTTTGACAAACAACAGCGAATTTTCGATGATCGCGTGCGCCTCGAACGGGATGAACAAACCGATGGCTATGGCCTGGGGTTATCCCTTTGTATGCGGGTCGTGCGATCGCACTACGGACAAATCTGGGTCGACTCCCAACCGGGACAGGGGAGTACCTTTCACTTCACCCTGCCCGTCTATCGCCCCTAGGGTTAACCCTTAGCCACCCCTTTACCAAAGAACTTCGGCGGCTGGGCCTTCGTATAGACTTCTGTCTCCCGTTCAATCGCCTGACGCAGATGTAGCGGCAGAGAACTCAGGCCCAACCAGGTAATCCCATCAAACATCCGCAGGCCCCCCGTTGTTTTTTCAGCCAAACAACGGTCAATCTCCTCAGCAGAAGCCTTAAACCCCTCCTGAGACGCCAACGCAAAGCCCCAAGGAGAGGCATAGGTGGGAACATGGGAGTGATAGGATTGCACCTGAGGAAAAATATCCTTCAGGGTATTGACAATTCGCGCATGAAGCTGTAACTCTTCCGGTGCAACGGGTCCCGCCTGAACCACAAACTGGCCCTGGGGGGAGAGAACATCGCGAATCTGTTGAAAATACTCCTTCGTAAACAATTGGAACGAGGGGCCTTCCTCAATCGGGTCTGAGAGGTCCGAAATCACCACATCCCACTGCACCTGAGTCTCATCGAGATATTGCAGCGCATCCCCAATCACCAATTCAGCGCGGGGGTCATCAAAGGAGTTTTGGTGCATTTCCGGCAGATGTTGCCGACAGGCCGCCACCACATCCCCATCAATATCCACCATAACCGCCTGTTCCACCGTCGTCCAGCGCAACACTTCCCGCAGGGTGGCCCCTTCCCCGCCGCCGAGAATCAGCACCTTGCGGGGGTTCCCGTGGGCCAAACAAGCCGGGTGAACCAGGGGTTCATGATAGAGAAATTCATCCCCAGTACAAGATTGCCATTTTCCATCGAGAACCAGCGCCTTTCCATAGGCCCCAGTTTCCACGATGTGCATCTCCTGATATTGGGTGTGTTGGAATGCTAAGAGTTTTGTCACCCCATGAATGTAGATATCCCAGGGGGTAATATACTCCGTAATCCAGAGGTCAGCTTTAACGTCACTACCTGCCATATTGATTGACTCGTCCTCGCCGTAGGTTGCGAAATTTGCAGACGTATCAGTCTATCATGGTTTTCCCCAAGGCGTGAGGTTTTTGAAGGTTTTCATCCAATCGTCGTTTTACAGCGTTACCACCAATCATTTTTCCTCACGGTCAGCTGCAAAACTAAGACAAGCTTTAATATCTTCTGAGGTGAGTTCTGAGAAATCTTCTAAAATTTCTGTTTCAGTCATTCCACCTGCTAGATATTCTAAAATATCATAGACTGTGATTCGCATTCCTCTAATGCATGGCTTGCCACTGCGTTTTCCAGGCTCAATTGTAATAATGTTTTGGTAGTCCATAATGTTGCAGTTGATAGAAAGCTTTGTTTGAGGTTGTTATATCATTAATAACTTGGAGTCATGGTTCAGCCTCATGAGAAAATGCCCCATGGGTTTCCCCACCATAGCGTTTTCTCCCTAGGATTATCCACTTATGCTTGGGTTGAGTTCCTGATAATTTGGAGGGATTTGATGGTGGCTCTCATGGCTTTGAAGCCTCATAAGACCCTCTATTTTTGATGGAGCTTAGGCGCTCTATCTCTGATACGGTAACAGTTATAGCCACCTTATCATTCTCTCAGCTTAATATGCAAAGCAAAAATTTTCGTCGAAACTTATAAAACGGTCAGTAAAATTGCTTGTATCCCTTGCCAGATAAGAGCTTCCGGCATTTATTCTACATACCAGGGTCGGAGGAGCCGAAAATTGTTCCTCCCAAAGACAGATGCAAGTGGGTCTAACTCCTCGGTTACAGTAGAACCACACCGCCTAATTTGGTACACCCATGACTTTACCTACTGGAAAATCGGCTTCATTTTGGATTGATTCAACGCCAACCTCTACATTTTCTCCTTTTATTAATAATCTCGTGGTCGATGTAGCGATTGTTGGTGCCGGAATCGCTGGACTGACCGCTGCAACCCTGTTAAAGCGTGCGGGTAAAACTGTTGCGGTGATTGAGTCAAAACGAGTTGCCATGGGTGTGAGCGGTCATACAACGGCAAAGGTAACTTCCCTGCATCAGTTAATCTATGCCGATCTAATTCAGCAATTGGGAGAAGACAAAGCCCGCCTGTATGGAGAGTCTAACCAAGCAGCAATGGAGCAGGTGGCTCAACTGGTTAAAGAAGAACAAATTGATTGTGATTTTAGCCGTCAAAGTGCTTACACCTTTGCGGATTCTCCAGAACAGTTGAGTCAAGTTGAAGCTGAGGTGGAGGCGGCAATTAAACTGGGACTTCCCGCCTCATTTGTCAAAGAGACCTCACTCCCCTTTGCCATTGAAGGAGCGGTTAAGTTTGAAAATCAAGCCCAGTTTCATGTCCGTAACTATTTACTCCATTTAGCTGAAACAATTCCCGGTAATGGTAGCTATTTGTTTGACGATACGCGAGTGGAGACCGTTGATGAAGACAGCCCTTGTCAAGTTAAAACGACCAAGGGGGTACTTAAAGCCAAAGATGTCATCGTCACCACAAATTTACCCATTCTGGATCAAGGACTGTTTTTTGCGAAATCCTATCCGAAACGTTCTTATATTGTCGCCGCTTCGATTGATCCAGCCAAAGCACCTGATGGTATGTTTATTGGCATCGGGAAGCATTCTCGATCGCTACGGACAACGCCCTACAATGACGGTGTACTCTTGCTGATTGGGGGCGAGAGTCATAAAACGGGTAAAATTTCTCAGACAGAGGAACGGTATCTGCCGCTAGAAGAGTATGGTCGCACCCAGTTTGGCATAGATACCTTCGACTATCGCTGGTCAACTCAGGATATGGTATCTTTCGACAAGTTACCCTACATTGGCAAGTTGACCCCGTTCAACAATCATATTTATGTTGCCACGGGATTTAGTCTCTGGGGTATGACCAAGGGTACCTTATCGGCGATGATCCTGTCTGATCTGATCTTAGGGAAATCCAATCCCTGGGCAGATCTATATGATGCCACTCGTGCCACTCCCTTTGTCTCAGAAACCTCGATCAAAGAGAATCTGGATGTGGGTAAGCATTGGATTGGCGATCGCTTGAAGGGATTAAATAACTCCTCTTTTTCTGATGTTAGCAACGGGGAAGGGAAATTACTCACCCGTGATTGGGACAAAGTCGCTGCGTATCGAGATGAACAGGGTTCAATCCATGCAGTTTCCGCCGTTTGCCCTCATTTAGGCTGTATTGTTAACTGGAATAGTGCTGAGAAGAGTTGGGATTGTCCCTGTCACGGTTCCCGCTTTAGCTGTGATGGACAAATTCTCCATGGACCAGCGGTTAAGGAACTGGAACGGATTGAATAACTTGCTTGGGATTAGATGGCTGTATCTCCATTGTGCGTAGTGGGAGCATCTTGCTCTCCTTAGTCAGGGAGAAGACTCATGAATGCTGGGCTAAGTTATACCATTTTTCGAAATGCTTGCTATACATCCGACACCGAGGAGGGCGACCACAAGGGTACGCCCCTACGGACATCTATGGCACGACTTCTGAAAATTGGTATTACGTCTTGTCGCTGCTGTTGCAGGAAGGTCAGGAAATTCTCATCCGAACCGCCTTGGATTTCCGGCCTCGCACTTTCTCTAATCTGACTTAGTTTCATGATGAGTTTCAACAGAGTCTCGAACTTTTTTTCTGTACTCAGGCCTTAAATACCTCTCGTTGTCTAAGCAATCAATTACAGATATTCCCAACTCATACATGGCTTCAAAAGCCGCATTCTCATATTTATTGTACTCAGTTATATCCTTAATTATATCTTTCTGTCCATGCGCTATATTATTTCTTCTGTTTACTAATGTTCTAAGTAAAATCTCATGTTTATCTACTATTGAGCATGACAATCCAGCATCTGTTGAGTTCTTTTTAAGCAACACAGGCTTTAAATTGCTATCTGCTTTTAAGCGAATCTTAAATTCAACATTATCATTCGTTAACGCTGGAAGCTCGTTTGAAAAAAAGTTCCAAACTTCATCTGGCGATAAATCACCCCCAAGCTCTTTAAAGCGTTTTCTTAGTGATAGCTTTATGATTTCCTCACAACATTGATTGCGCTTAACATTTTGCTTTTGAATTGTATCGAGGTATAAATCCCATGCAAATCTGCAAAAACCTTCATAATGAGCATATAGGAGGGTTGTTATGGCTCTCAAGAGAGCCTCATATCTTACAGGTTTCTTAGCTCGATCAGTTGTTATGATTTGACTTTTAATTGCAGCTAGTTCCGCTTCTCTCCAGTTCAGATCAGCCTCAATTTCGCTCGCCCAATTACTCATGAAAATCAGTCCGGAAGCTGAGCCAAACCGTCTTGAATATATCTAATCCTATTAGAGAGCTTGGTTTTCGTGCCAGCTCCAGGACCAACATTATCTTTAAATGTTTCTGATTGGACGATCTTAATAATTTCAGTCCTAACCAAAGAATCATCCAACGTATGTAGTTTTTCTAGTATCCTAAATACTCCAATGGTAACGGCTTCAAAGTATGCAGGAGCCAAAGCACCAATTGGTGATTGATCGCGATATCGGACAAAAGCACCACTGCCAAGAATTTGGCTTAAGTAATCAAATAATCTATTAAAATCTTGCGTTTCAGCGGAATAATCAAATTGTATTTTTTCCAGTAAGATGTCTTCCATGTATGTGTCTAACCAATCTCTCACGCTTCCTCGGAAGAGATCTTGAGCATTTTTAGCGGCAAAAAATCTTAAAACAAGCTCTTCGTCACCCTTTTGTTCTTTTTCTAATTGGGATAATGTATCTATGCAAGTCCTAAAGTTTGGATAGGAGGATTTTTCTTGTAGAAATGTATAAAATTTTATACCTGACTCACCCAGCATCCTAGAAGAACAGTTGCGGATTTCCTGTGGCGCTAGAATCGATCCCCCAGTATTTAACCTTTTGAACATTGCATAACGGAGAAATGACTTGCTTTGCCGTCTAATAATCACTGTTCTTACAGAGGATCTTTTTATCCTAAGCTTAAGTCTCAACGGCAAATCCTCAAATGTCAGATTATTCAATTCTGAGATTTGATCACAACCCTCTAACGTTAGAGGGTTTAACGTTTCTCCCTCCACATCAGTAAAATCTAGCACACTAGCATCAATGAATTGAATCACAGAGCTAAGGCGCTGTAAGCCATCAATTAATTCCAAAACACCATCTGAGTTCTCAATCGTAAATATTTGTGGTATCGGCAACTCAAGGAGTATCGATTCAATCAAACGAGACTTTTGTTGATTGGACCATCTGAACAATCTTTGATATTCGGGTTGAATAATGAGTTCTTTCTGAGAATATAAGTTTATGATTTCTCCGAAGCTAAGATCAATGGATTCAGTGCGAACTTCACCAATTTTGATATCTATTTGTTCGTCTATTAATTCCGTCATATTAGTCTCGCTTTTTTAACTTCTACTGCTAAGCGAAAATTAAACCTCAAACATTTAATGTATTATCCCGAATCCGCCGTGAGATGAGGGAGTCATGGAGTCATACAGAATCTGTACAAAGCGGGGTTTTCACAACTCGATTTCCCATTATACCGTGAATGCCATCTAACTCCTGCCAGCCTTGTACCGTCAAGCGATCGCAATCTAACCCCGGGACTCTGTTACCCGCAACTGCCAGATAACACACCGACGGGGGAACTGTCTAGAGTTCAGGCGGGCCAGGCCCACCTGAATCTCCAACATGATGTTAAGCGTCGTCGAGGGCAGCAATCCCCGGCAGAACCTTCCCTTCAAGGAGTTCTAAACTGGCACCGCCTCCGGTGGAAATGTGGCTCATTTTCTCAGCCACACCCACTTTTTCCACAGCCGCCACCGAGTCACCACCGCCGATAATCGTGATGGTTCCTTTCTCCGTTAAACCGGCTAGAGTTTGCGCGATCGCCTCAGTCCCTTTAGCAAACTTATCAAACTCAAACACGCCCATCGGACCATTCCAAATCACCGATTTGCACTGTTCCAATGCTGCTTGGAACGTTTTAATGGAATCAGGACCAATATCTAAGCCCATCCAACCATCAGGAATCGACTCAACGGCAACCGTTTGGTCATTGGCATCAGGGGCGAAGTTGTCCGCCAAAACCACATCGGTAGGCAGCAATAACTCAACCCCCCGTTCCTTGGCTTTGGCTTCGAGGGACTTAGCCAACTCCAGTTTGTCTTCTTCCACCAAAGACTTACCAACACTCAAACCTCGGGCTTTGTAGAAGGTGAAAATCATACCGCCGCCGATGAACAGCTTGTCCACCTTCTCTAACAGCGTATCAATCACCCCAATTTTACTGGAGACTTTCGAGCCACCCACGATCGCCGCCAAAGGACGTTGGGGATTCTCAATGGCATTTTGCAGGAATTTCAGTTCCTTCTCAATCAGATAACCCGCCACACAGGTATCCACATACTTCGTCACCCCTTCCGTGGAGGCGTGGGCGCGGTGGGCGGTTCCGAAGGCATCATTGACATAGACATCGGCCAACTCTCCCAGTTGTTTGGCAAACTCAGGATCATTGGCTTCCTCTCCAGCATAGAAGCGGGCGTTCTCCAGAAGCAAGACATCCCCATCGGCGAGACTGTCCACAGCGGCTTTCACCGCATCACCGACACAGTCATCGCACTTGGTGACGTTCTTACCCAGTAATTCCGAGAGACGCACCCCAACCGGAGTCAGACGCATCGACTCATTCACCTGGCCTTTGGGGCGGCCAAAGTGACTGATGAGGATGACTTTCGCGCCTTTACCCGTCAAGTCGAGAATCGTGGGGAGGGCAGCGCGAATCCGAGTGTCATCGGTGATTTTACCCGTATCATCGAGGGGGACGTTGAAATCCGCACGGACGAGGACACGCTTGCCAGATAACTCGGCTGAGGACAAATTTGCTACAGTTTTCTTAGACACGTATTATCTCCTAAATTCTTAATGGCTAATTCTCGACGGCTAGACATGACCGTAGGCCTCGATCCCATGGGATGTCGAGGCTCAGCTTGAGACTTGCAACCGAGATAATTCTACCAAAGCCTTGTCCGTCTCAGGCATCGATCGCTCCAGTGGGAACTTGCAAACTATGAAGTCTAGGGGGCGATCGCCGGATAATCTGAGACAATTAGGCCTAGGGGTGGATTGACCCTGGCCCCCAACTCAGGGGACTCACCCCGAACAATCGGGTTCACTAAAAGAGATGACCATGTTTAAAAGTGTATTATTCCCGGTCGATGGTAGCCGCGAATCCCGTGAGGCGGCAGTTGTTGTCGCCGATATCGTCAAAACCTATCAAGCTAAACTCACCATTCTCTCAGTGGTGGAACCTCCCGAAGAAGGACAAGAACCAACACCCAACAACTCCCCCGAGGCCATTGCCAATCTCCTCAAAAGCGCCCAGGAGGTGTTTGCCCAGCAAGGTATTGAAGCCGAGGCCGTTGAACGGCAAGGGAAGGCGGCGTTTACCATTTGCGATGTGGCCGATGAACTGGATATGGATTTGATTGTCATGGGCAGTCGTGGCACCGGCTTAACCGATGAAGGGGCCGCTGAAAGTGTCACGAATCTGACCATCAATCTCTCTCCCTGTCCAGTCTTGGTAGTTCCCTAATGGCGGCAATTCAATGGTACCCGGGCCATATCGCCCGGGCTGAACGGCAACTCAAAGAACAACTCAACCGCGTCGATGTGGTGTTGGAGGTTCGCGATGCCCGCATTCCCCTGGCCACCCATCATCCTCAGTTAGAGGGCTGGTTGGGAGACAAGGCCCGTGTCTTGGTTCTCAATCGTATGGATATGATTTCCCCGGCGGTTCAGGAGGCTTGGGAGTCTTGGTTTCGCGATCGCGGCGAAGTGCCCTATTTCACCGATGCCCGTCAGGGGAAAGGGGTGTCTCAGGTGGCCCGGGCGGCGGAAAAAGCCGGTTCTGGGGTTAACGAACGGCGCATCTCCCGAGGAATGCGCCCTCGCCCCATTCGGGCCGTGGTGATTGGCTTCCCTAATGTAGGCAAATCCGCCCTTATTAACCGCCTCTTGCGGCGTAAGATCGTCGAAAGTGCTAGACGGGCTGGGGTGACTCGCCAGTTGCGCTGGGTGCGTTTGAGCGATCGCCCCGGCAAATCCGCCAATCTGGAAATCCTCGATGCCCCCGGTATTATTCCCTGGCGCTTGGATAATCAGGATAATGCCGTCAAACTGGCCATTTGTGAGGATATCGGCGAAGCGTCTTATGATAACCAGCGAGTGGCGGCGATGATGGTGGATTTGATGACTCAGTTACCGGAGTTAGCCGGCCAACAGCCCCCCTCAGAACTGCTGCGCGATCGCTATGGCCTGAATCCCCAGGACATGACTGGGGAGTCCTATCTAACTCAATTAGGGGGCGATCGCCATCAAGGGGATATCGAACGGGCCGCCTGTGAACTTCTCAATGATTTCCGCAAAGGAACCCTTGGCAAAATCCCCCTAGAATTGCCGGTCTGAGGGGCTTCAGACA
Proteins encoded:
- the ylqF gene encoding ribosome biogenesis GTPase YlqF; the encoded protein is MAAIQWYPGHIARAERQLKEQLNRVDVVLEVRDARIPLATHHPQLEGWLGDKARVLVLNRMDMISPAVQEAWESWFRDRGEVPYFTDARQGKGVSQVARAAEKAGSGVNERRISRGMRPRPIRAVVIGFPNVGKSALINRLLRRKIVESARRAGVTRQLRWVRLSDRPGKSANLEILDAPGIIPWRLDNQDNAVKLAICEDIGEASYDNQRVAAMMVDLMTQLPELAGQQPPSELLRDRYGLNPQDMTGESYLTQLGGDRHQGDIERAACELLNDFRKGTLGKIPLELPV
- a CDS encoding universal stress protein, yielding MFKSVLFPVDGSRESREAAVVVADIVKTYQAKLTILSVVEPPEEGQEPTPNNSPEAIANLLKSAQEVFAQQGIEAEAVERQGKAAFTICDVADELDMDLIVMGSRGTGLTDEGAAESVTNLTINLSPCPVLVVP
- a CDS encoding MAE_28990/MAE_18760 family HEPN-like nuclease, which gives rise to MSNWASEIEADLNWREAELAAIKSQIITTDRAKKPVRYEALLRAITTLLYAHYEGFCRFAWDLYLDTIQKQNVKRNQCCEEIIKLSLRKRFKELGGDLSPDEVWNFFSNELPALTNDNVEFKIRLKADSNLKPVLLKKNSTDAGLSCSIVDKHEILLRTLVNRRNNIAHGQKDIIKDITEYNKYENAAFEAMYELGISVIDCLDNERYLRPEYRKKVRDSVETHHETKSD
- a CDS encoding phosphoglycerate kinase, which produces MSKKTVANLSSAELSGKRVLVRADFNVPLDDTGKITDDTRIRAALPTILDLTGKGAKVILISHFGRPKGQVNESMRLTPVGVRLSELLGKNVTKCDDCVGDAVKAAVDSLADGDVLLLENARFYAGEEANDPEFAKQLGELADVYVNDAFGTAHRAHASTEGVTKYVDTCVAGYLIEKELKFLQNAIENPQRPLAAIVGGSKVSSKIGVIDTLLEKVDKLFIGGGMIFTFYKARGLSVGKSLVEEDKLELAKSLEAKAKERGVELLLPTDVVLADNFAPDANDQTVAVESIPDGWMGLDIGPDSIKTFQAALEQCKSVIWNGPMGVFEFDKFAKGTEAIAQTLAGLTEKGTITIIGGGDSVAAVEKVGVAEKMSHISTGGGASLELLEGKVLPGIAALDDA
- a CDS encoding DUF262 domain-containing protein, translated to MTELIDEQIDIKIGEVRTESIDLSFGEIINLYSQKELIIQPEYQRLFRWSNQQKSRLIESILLELPIPQIFTIENSDGVLELIDGLQRLSSVIQFIDASVLDFTDVEGETLNPLTLEGCDQISELNNLTFEDLPLRLKLRIKRSSVRTVIIRRQSKSFLRYAMFKRLNTGGSILAPQEIRNCSSRMLGESGIKFYTFLQEKSSYPNFRTCIDTLSQLEKEQKGDEELVLRFFAAKNAQDLFRGSVRDWLDTYMEDILLEKIQFDYSAETQDFNRLFDYLSQILGSGAFVRYRDQSPIGALAPAYFEAVTIGVFRILEKLHTLDDSLVRTEIIKIVQSETFKDNVGPGAGTKTKLSNRIRYIQDGLAQLPD